The genomic DNA CTGGCCCAGCCCTTGCCCCCAGTCTGGGACCCTCCGGCTGGGACCCcgcagctccatccctgcctggggGCCTGCAGTGGGACCACCATTTCCCCGAGCGGTGGGGGACCCCCAGCTGCTCCCGCAGCCCTGGTTGTGCCATGGAGCCCCTCGGTCCGTCCGTCCTGCTGGCgctgggggctgccagccctggccCCCACCCTGCGGCTCTGGTCAAGCCTCTATCATGCAGGGAGCGAGCAGACAGCATCCCCCCTGAGCTTGTGCACCTCGGGGACTCGGGGCACTTTGTGTATTAAGTTAAATCATAGCCCTGACGCCCCCTTGCTGGTCCCCACTGGCCCGTTTCTCCAGGGGCTGTGCAGCCGCTCCTCCgcagcggggctggcagggcagcaccaAGACCGCCGcgccgggagctgccagggccgTGCTCAGCCCCAGGTGAAAACGGAGACCTCTCTCCTCCGGGGGCTTTATTGAGGAGCAACTTGGCCCTACAGCTCCTCTGGCTGAGAACAAAGGCACGAGAATGCCTGAATGCTCCGGGGCCAGGCGATGTTTGCGATACAGAGAGTGGAGCCTCGGGGTGTCACCCAGGGGTGACTGGTTCTGACCCCCTCGTGTCCGAGGGGCAGCGCACGGCTGTCCCCGTGGCAGTGGTGACCCATGGCAGCGGTGACGCTCACAGCTCGTTGTGCAGCGGCCGGCACTGGGGGCTCAGTTTCTCCTCCAGGACCGCGTCGGGTGCACACACCCAGGGGTCACCCGTGTCCCACTGCCACTTCAAGAGCTGCGTGCGAAGCTGCTGGAAGACGGCGGCGTAGCGGGGGTCAGGGGCCAGGTTCCGGCTCTCGGTGGGGTCGCGGCTGCAGTCGAAGAGCTCCCAGCGGTCCCTGTAGTAGTACTGGTGCAGGGTCTTGTTCCAGTGGGTTGGCTGCCCGGCCCTGCTGCGGTTCAGCAGGTCTTGGAAGGTGGGCGAGACGTAGAAGTCCTGGTCGATGGGAAAGGGCATCTTGTAGTTGAGGTTGTGAATGAGGCGGAACTGCTGGTGCTGGATGGCTCGCATGGGGTAGTACATGGTCACCTCGTGGTGGCTCTGGCTGCTGAAGGCGGTGGCCCAGGGCTGCTCCGACTCCAGCGCTGGCAGGAGAGACTTCCCGGTGAGCTGCACCTGCTTCTTGCCAAAGATGCTGTAAGATGGGTAGGGGATGGAGAACCAGTCCAAAATGGTCGGCGTCAGAtctggaggggaagagaagggtgAGAGGAGGGGCTGGCGCCTGTGGGAGGAAACTCAACCCTGGAGAGGGGCAGAAAGGTCCCCGGGGTCTGCTGCCGCGTGGGCTGCGGGTGGTGCTGGGgtgagctgcagagctgagccccaGGATGACGTCCCTGCAGGGGACTCTGATGCCCTGTCgtcccccctctcccttcccggGCCGGCCGTGCCAATGCCGAGGGCCGCAGGCTGTCCTCTGGGACAGGACCCTGGGTTTCGGTGTGGGGAGGGTGGGGACCAGCTCACACCCCCCAGCACGGCTCTGGaagcctctgctccctcctgggggctgcgggctcttaCCCAGGAGGGAGGCAAAGGCCTGGCTGACCTGCCCCCAGCGCGCGGTGTGCTCCGGGGAGGAGATCAGCAAGGGCTCAGCGGTGCCCGAGCGGTAGAGGTTGGTCCtgccactggggaaggggatgccGTTGTCGGAGGTGTAGATCACCAGCGTGCTGTTGAGGAAGCTGGCAAGTCGCAGCTCCTCCAGGACCAGACCTATCCCTGCGGACGGAGGGGCAGAGCtgaggggggggcaggagggaccaCAGCGCTCGCCGATGCCAGCCTGGCCCCCCCGGCTCCTACCTTGGTCCATGCGCCCGATGGTTGTGTACTGGGCTGCCAGGTCCGCCCGGGCAGCCGGTGTGTCTGGGACAAAGGGAGGGACCTAAACAGAGGAAAGTGGCACATGGCAGCCATGGGGAAGGAGGTCGTGGGTACGCCGGGGTGGCCTTCGCCAGCTCTCGCCCGTAACACTGATGGCAGTGACCGAGGTGGGGGccagcctgcagctgcctgcGCGCCAGTGGAGGCTTCTGTCACATGTAGCCCCCATATAGCCCcatgcagccccacaggctcCCACCTGCACTTGCTCTGGGCGGTAGAGCTGCGGCTTCCAGTCAGGGATCCAGCCCATGCCGCTTTCTCCATTGCCGAATTTCTCACAAAAGGCCCCGTATTGGGGCTGGGAGTGCCCGCAGCGGTGGGGGTCGTGGAAGGCGACGTAGAGGAAGAAAGGCCTAGAGATGGAGAGGGCAGAGGTGGAGGTGGTGTAGCAAAGGGAAGCCCAAGTGCCCCGAGACCATCCCTGGCTGCGCAGGGGTGAGCAGGGGTCAGCGGGAAAACTCCCACCTAATCTGGGCTTCTGGATATGGGGTGACCCAGAGACAAGGTGTCCCCTCCTATTTGTGACCAACTGTGATGTGGAGACATGTCTCCGGCGAGGCCGGTTTCCGTCTCCTCTCCCGTGCCCGCCCCAGGGTTGCAGGGTCCGTCTCACCTCTCGTCCTGGCTCCGCAGGAACTGCCGGACCAGCGCTTTGATTCGAGTGATGTTTCTCCCAACCTGCAAGACCGAACTGTTCTCCTCTGTGTAGGCGAAGTCGAAGGGGTAGACAGCCTCGGGCCCGACATGCTTCTTCCCGATTATCCCTGGAAGAACGCAGACAGGCGCTGTGccaggggggagcgggggaggatgctggctgctgctctctcctccctgggggctgatgcACCTCAACTGCTCCACCACGGGCTGTGCTCAGCAAACAACGCCAAGAGGGGAAGatgctgccagcttctccagccatttctgccttctccagccGTCTCTGCCGGTTGCAGAGGTACTTTCACATCTGCTCAGAAACTGGGATGCACCTGGGGACCAGGCTGCCCCAGGTCACCAGCGTGGGTAAGCGCCAGCACAGCTGAGCGGCCGGGGTGGAAGTTTGGGTCAAGTTCAAACCTGGGAACCGGGAAGGAGTGGGATGGGGAACAGAAGTGACAGCGAGGTGTAACGGGGATGGCAGAGGAGCAGCAATGGGGGAAGTGAAGTGAAATCCAGGTATCAGCAGAGAGCACGGGTGCGGGTCCAGCTCACAGGCAGGTGAGCCGTCAAGCTCTCTCGCCTAAAGGGGTTTGGTGTACAGAAAGGGAGGGTTTCCCTGCCCATGTCACTTGCCCTGGGCTCCCTACCTGTCCGGACGTGCGCGTGgctgagcagccggggcaggctCCGCACACTGTCGAAGGAGTTGAAGTGGTGCACGTCCTGGTGCAGCCCGTACATCCCATTCTGGTGCTGCAGGCGGGGGGAGACAAGGTGGTTGGATGATGCTGGCCAGCCTGgccccaaaacaacaacacacCGAGTGTGTGTGCCAGTCCCAGGGGGCTGGGAAGAGCGTGGGTCAGTAGGTACGGGTGGATCGCCAAGTCCTGTGACTGTGCCATAGGAATGTCAGCTCTGGTCATCCCTGACCACCTGCCGTGGACTGGTAGCCCCTACCCCGGTGCCTGGGGGTGCTCCTACCTGGGGCAGGCCGGTGAGGATGCTGGCGCGGCTGGGGGAGCAGCTGCTGACGGAGGTGAAAGCGTTCTGGAAGACCACGCTGCGGCGGGCCAGCACGTCCAGGTTGGGCGTCCGGATGGCCGAGTTGTTGTAGGCGCCGCTCTCAAAGCCACCGTCGTCTGCTGCCGTGGGAAGGGTGTGGGGTGAGCCCTGCAGCACCGGGCCTGACCCCCGGCGTGACCCTAACCGTACGGGGGGGGGGCAAAGCCCGGGGGACACTAATGACACCGAGAGCATCCCCGGGCTGAGGATGCCCCGGGCTGGGGCCGGTGCTGCGGTGACCGTCCCGTCCCAGCAGAGGGGACGCGGTGGGACCCCTGGGGCCGCCCCTCCCCTGCCCACGGGCCGCCCCGAGCCCGGCACAGGGGcaccccgccgcggggccggggctgggggcggcgggtgCGGACCCGGGAGAGGTCGCGGGGCTCAGCCGGGGCGGCGGCCGCACTcacccagcaggagcagcacgttgcgggccggggccggggctccgcCGGTCCGGAGAGCGCCCAGCAGCAGCGCCAGCGCCCAGGGCCCCATGGCGGCGGCACCGGTACGGGCGGCGGCACCGGTACCAGCGGCTGCACCGGTACCGGCAGCGGCGgagccgggcgcggcggggctcAGCGGGTCTCGGCGGctcctccgcccgccccggctcctCCTCTGCCCCGGTCACATGAGGCGGCCCCGGCGGCTCAGATCCGGCCCGGGCGGAGCcaccggccccgcggcggggaacGGGCTCGtcccgggggctgccggccccgcggGGACCCCGGCCCGCTCCGCCTCCCGGGGGCGGCCGCCGACCCCTCCTGCCTCGGCCAGCGGAGGGGGCTGGAGGCGGCCGGGCAGGGGGACGGTGCCCCGGCCATGCCGGCGGCGGGTGCCCGGTGCGCGGGGCTGCGGCGGAGGCTGCCCGTCCTGCGCTGGCTGCCGCGCTACTCTCTGGCCTGGCTGCAGCTCGACCTGATGGCCGGCCTGACCGTGGGGCTCACCGTGGTGCCGCAGGCGCTGGCGTACGCCGAGGTGGCCGGGCTGCCTCTGCAGGTGGGTGGCGGTGCCCTGCGGCCGTGGGTGCCCGGGGACACCTGCTCCCTGACCCCCGCCTGCGGCCTGGCCGAGCGGCGGGCagagcgggcagggctggcagggtgggcagagctggcagggctggcagggtgggcagggtgggcagagcgggcagggctggcagggtgggcagggctggcagggtgggcagggtgggcagagcgggcagggctggccgGCCGGCGGCCGAGGGCTGGTCCTGTGCAGCCACCCATTTCCCGGAGCAGGAAGCCGGGGACTCTGTTTGTTTGCTCAGGGATGGCTGCGGGCGCCGGAGGGACCTGAGCGCAGCCTGGCCCTCCATGTCCCGGAGGTGTCTGGCATCTGCCAGCTCCGAGCGTTGTGCCAGCGCTCCTTTTGTCCCCATGCAGTACGGCCTCTATTCTTCCTTCATGGGCTGCTTTGTCTACTGCTTCCTGGGCACTGCCAAGGACGTGACGCTGGGTCCTACAGCCATCATGTCGCTGCTTGTCTCGTCTTACGCATTCCATGAGCCCGTCTATGCCATCCTGCTCACCTTCCTCTCCGGCTGCATCCAGCTGGCCATGGGGCTCCTGCACCTCGGTGAGACGCTCTTGCTGTGTATGGTGGTATTTTTGGGATATCGCTGTACATCCTGTAGTTGTTCCCTCCTTCCCACGTGCTTTCTGAGACACCGAAGTTGTCCTGCTAACACTCGTGACAGCTCTGTGTGCATGCAAACGCCCTGTGCTCCCTGTCGGGACCAGCAGCGTGCTTACTGCCACCTGTCCCCTGCAGGTTTCCTTCTGGACTTCATTTCCTGCCCCGTCATTAAAGGGTTTACATCGGCTGCTTCCATCACCATTAGCTTCAACCAGGTCAAGGTAGGGTCTGCTGGTCTGCTCTGGACACCGTGCCTGCTCTCTCCTGGAGCCAGCCGTGCTGTGGAACTGGGGTTTTTAGCACCGGGCTGGGCGATGTGGTTGGTGCGGGAGGAAGGACCCCCAACGGGGGCACAGGTCTCCCCTGACAGCAGTTCTGGTGGGTCCCTGagtgctctgctctgagcagacCAAGCCAAACGCACCCTCTGCCTGTGACCAGCTGGTGGCAACCAGCAAAACCAGGACATTTGATTTGGTGACTTGTGGGAGGTTCTGGGTGATTCTCTTGGCACGGGTGGGTTTGCAGCTCCACCGGTCCCTCGCTGGCCTCTCTCCGGCTCTTCTGGGGCTGCAGTGCTTCCTTTGTGGTTAACCGAAATCAGAGACTCAGGGAGATGGTGTCAGGCTGTGCCAGGAACCGGGGTTGGCTAATGGCTGCGGTCAcagcgggggctgctgggcacgGCGCAGGGGGACGGGAGGGCTgcgcaggctgggctggggcccCAAACAGAACCCCCTCCCAGGAGCTGCGCAGTCGTGGGTGCAGGACGGGGTGGAAGCATGTCAGAGCATCTCTGAGCCCTGCCTGCATGGAGCCGCGCAGGGAAAGGCCGTCCCGGGGTGCGTGCGGGAGAGGGGGTGCTCGCTGAGGAGCtctcccaccagcagcacccaccccctGCGTGTGCCAGGGCCGAGCCCCGGTGCTCCTGGCCGTCCCTCCGCGGCACTCAGCAGCTTGGGTTGTGCCAGGCTTTCACCAGGCTTTGTCTTCCCTCACAGAACATCCTGGGGCTGCAAGGGATCCCTCGGCAGTTTTTCCTGCAGGTGTACGAGATGCTGCGGAGGATTGGGGAGACCAGGTCAGCACTGTCCCTGCGCCGTCCCCCTGTGGCTGTGGGGTCCCGGGCTCTGCTGCTTCGCTCCCTGTCTCTTTGGTCACACCTTGGGCCGATTTCTTGGTCTCTGCCCAGCGCT from Rissa tridactyla isolate bRisTri1 chromosome 15, bRisTri1.patW.cur.20221130, whole genome shotgun sequence includes the following:
- the SGSH gene encoding N-sulphoglucosamine sulphohydrolase isoform X1, yielding MGPWALALLLGALRTGGAPAPARNVLLLLADDGGFESGAYNNSAIRTPNLDVLARRSVVFQNAFTSVSSCSPSRASILTGLPQHQNGMYGLHQDVHHFNSFDSVRSLPRLLSHAHVRTGIIGKKHVGPEAVYPFDFAYTEENSSVLQVGRNITRIKALVRQFLRSQDERPFFLYVAFHDPHRCGHSQPQYGAFCEKFGNGESGMGWIPDWKPQLYRPEQVQVPPFVPDTPAARADLAAQYTTIGRMDQGIGLVLEELRLASFLNSTLVIYTSDNGIPFPSGRTNLYRSGTAEPLLISSPEHTARWGQVSQAFASLLDLTPTILDWFSIPYPSYSIFGKKQVQLTGKSLLPALESEQPWATAFSSQSHHEVTMYYPMRAIQHQQFRLIHNLNYKMPFPIDQDFYVSPTFQDLLNRSRAGQPTHWNKTLHQYYYRDRWELFDCSRDPTESRNLAPDPRYAAVFQQLRTQLLKWQWDTGDPWVCAPDAVLEEKLSPQCRPLHNEL
- the SGSH gene encoding N-sulphoglucosamine sulphohydrolase isoform X2, producing the protein MGPWALALLLGALRTGGAPAPARNVLLLLADDGGFESGAYNNSAIRTPNLDVLARRSVVFQNAFTSVSSCSPSRASILTGLPQHQNGMYGLHQDVHHFNSFDSVRSLPRLLSHAHVRTGIIGKKHVGPEAVYPFDFAYTEENSSVLQVGRNITRIKALVRQFLRSQDERPFFLYVAFHDPHRCGHSQPQYGAFCEKFGNGESGMGWIPDWKPQLYRPEQVQVPPFVPDTPAARADLAAQYTTIGRMDQGIGLVLEELRLASFLNSTLVIYTSDNGIPFPSGRTNLYRSGTAEPLLISSPEHTARWGQVSQAFASLLDLTPTILDWFSIPYPSYSIFGKKQVQLTGKSLLPALESEQPWATAFSSQSHHEDFYVSPTFQDLLNRSRAGQPTHWNKTLHQYYYRDRWELFDCSRDPTESRNLAPDPRYAAVFQQLRTQLLKWQWDTGDPWVCAPDAVLEEKLSPQCRPLHNEL